TTGCACTGAATGAgtgttttcaccggatacttcgccttATATGTTACCACAAATTAAGTTACTCTCGCTATTGACATATACAGTAACATAGACTAGTAACGTGTCTTTATGTTAACCTCCGCTGTGAGTAGCCTAACGAGAAGTCGTGTGGAGGCACTGCCCAAATACCTTATCAACGCTTATCCGGTGCAGGTTCTCGATCGAGGGACGTGGTTCCCGAGGCTTGCCATTTTATTTCTTGGGAATATCTAGGCGTCGGTCAAATCTCGTATGCTTCCGGCGATCTGATTCAGTGTAAGTCAAACCGCATTTATCCGGCCGTCGCAGTGTCAAACTTTGCATGCAACATCTTTTGTACACACTTCGAACATATCAAAACAATATATgcgaaataaaaaaatcagaattAACTGCTGCTCCCTAATGCTGGCCATCAAGCCGAGTTATTTTTGCCGGCCTGATGTACCTGAaaaaagcccggcccgaaacaCAACCCGGGCCATTTAGGGCCAGGCCAGACACGAGGCCCTCAACCTGGGCGGGCAAACCCATGTGCCGGCACGGGCAAGACATGATAAATGATGGCCTGGGGCCTGACACGACACGGCCCCGTCACAACACGAAAAGGCGTGAGAATAAAAATCAACCCAGACGGTCCAAAAGAGTGGGCTACATCCTTCCCCTTGtctaattctttttttttcttctaaaaaacAGCCAAAATGGGCCAAAACAGTGGGCTGCAACTTTCGCTGGCccaatttgtttttaaaaCAGCCCAAATCCCCCATAAAACAACAGCACAAACCGAAGGAAGCCGAATAAGGCCTTATCCAGAAATAGCACCGGACGCCAAGGTCCTTACCGCAAAAGAGCGCCACCGGCCCCACTGTCCACACTCTCACCACACCCCGGCCGGTCTTCGTCTCCTTCCGTCTGCTGCTTCCTTCCACCCCCCGTCGTCGACAACCTCGCTCCCCGATCCGCCGGAGATGcatcccgccggcgccggagccggcgactactcctcctcctactACCCGCCATACCCCGCCCCGACCTCCGCGCCACAGCCGCCGCCCACCTACCACCACCcaaccgcctccgcctccgcgccccCCTACTCCCCCTACCCCACCAACttcgccgaccccgccgcgtACCCCTCCTACCCCccggcgccgaccccgcccGCCGATCATCTTCCCCACTACGCGCCACCCCCACCCGCCGATCACCTTCCCCACCACTACGCGCCACCCCCCGCGGCGCCCCCGGCCCCGCAGCCGTACTACCCCTACGAGCCGCCTCCGCTCCCATCTCCGCACAACCCGTCCCCCTCGCCTTACCCCTCGTTGGATCGGGCCGGcagctacggcggcggcggctacggatccggcctccccgggTACGGGATGCAGCAGGACCAGCTgtaccccgcgccgccgccttctagCGCGGCCGTGGCGGGCGGGTGGTCCGACGACGGCGCGTACGCGTACCGCGGCGGTGATGCGCCGGAGCCGTATGGGGCGAGGGGCACGGCGCCGAGGtccggctcgggctcggcgCTGTTTGATGATTACGGGAGGTCGATTAGTCAGGGGAAGGAgaggggtggtggtggtgggggtgcGGCGAGCCCGAAGGTGGTGAGGGCTGTGCCCAAGGCAGAGACGTCGGAGGATGTTAGAGGCGGCGTGCAGAAGTTCCGGGTGAAGCTGCTGCCCGAGGGGGGCGGTAGCCCCATGGATGTGCTGTGCCAGGTAGTTCATTCTACATTGCCACGACAAAGCTTATTTAGGCTGCGGAGCTCGGTTGCTGTCAGTACGAATGCGCTTTTGTGTGGCATCGGTTCTTTAGAGCTTGTATTGAATGTAGCTGAATGTGCAGCATGGGTAAATAATGTGCACCAGATGAACTCGCTAACTAACGAACTATGCTTGACGGAAATGGTTGGAGCATTTAATCTTACCAAATTGGCGTAAGGAGCTTTGTTATGGACCTGCCTTTTGCAGAACTGTTTGCAGGGACTGAAGCAATCATGCCATTTTTAGATAGTTTTCGGATGGCACTGTTGAACAATTGTGGCATGTAGTATCGAACAAAGGCTAAGTAGGGTTGTTTATTTTGTAGCTATGCATGGTATGAATTATGGGATGGACATTTGTTGATTAATGATCTGACTTCATTAAATACTGAAGTATAGATATAGTAGGGTTGTTATACTGTTGCATTCTATGCATCAATGTGTAATCAATCGATAATCATTACTTATCCGGTTGTACCTCATGCAGGTTGGTTTGGATGGGATTCGGATGCTTGATCCCAACACTAGTAGGACACTGCGGATATATCCCCTTGAAACTGTAACTAGATGGGATGTAAGTAACTGTTCTTGTTGCATGTTGGTGCAAAACTTCTATATTTTtctgttcctttttttgtGATCTATTTTACAAACCTTGTACCTTCTGTATCTAGGTACTAGATTCTTCTATATTTGCCTTTTGGTCGAAGAGTTCAGTTGATCTTGAAGCAAGAAGAATAAGGCTGAAGTCAAACAGCTATACAACCAACACCATTCTGGACACTGTGACAGCTGCGACTGTGCAGGTTAGCATTTGCATAAATGATACATTTTGTTCATCCTTCAGTTAGTTGTTTGTCAAAGGTTGATAATTAGATTCTTTGGACTACAGTTCAAGGAGATGGGTGGAAGCAGCATGTCGAGAAGCAAAGCAATTGCTGATGCTGCCATTCCTTCAGAACAGCAAGATAAAAGAAAGAATTTCCTTGATTGGAGGAACTTAATGAAGCCCATAAATGAGGAGAAAGACCACTGGGTAAGTTCTTTCTCTGCCACCATTTGAAATGAGGCATCCTTGCAAGTTGTATTTGATTTATCACCTGCTTTGCAATGTTAAACACACTTGAGACAACAGCATGTTTTCTGATTCAAATATTGCCTATTCGTCAGTTGCTTAGGCAGACtcatgcaaaagaaaatatgtttATCTTGTCATCTCGCTTGTACTCAACCATGCATGAAGCTCTTACCATGATTTGTGCATAAAATTGTGTAGTTTGTGTTACTAACTGTTTATTTGATGTTCTGCTTCATTTAAAAAACATTCTATTGTtgcaaaaaaacataaaaaatgaCACCATGTAATCAGAAATGCTCAAAAGCAATTTTGAAGAAAGTTTACAGTTCATATTTAATTTATACTCACTTGGCTTGCCCCATAATGTATGTTCTGTGATGTTATTAACAAGATCATGTCTTATGAATTATTAAGAGAGCACATTAGTTCTAGTTCATGTATTCGCAATTGGTTTTTATGGTTCATGATTACATATAACTTTTCACTTTTTTTCTAATCTCACGGAAAGGCTTCTGTCACTGTTCAGTTGGTTTGTGGCTTTTCTTTGCACGGTAATTGACTTATCTTCGGGTTGCAAACTTTAGTGGACTCTACGTGGCATGCAATTCTTATTAtacttctttattttctgCCCCATTATTGTAGTAAAATTGTTAGCTacacttttaaaaaaaattaattgtTCGCTACTCCATCAACATGGTTACATACCTCTGGGTGTacttccattttcttttcctgttcTGTTTGGTTCTTTTTTCTCCAGTGTTATTATCTCGTTTTCTGCTTTCTGTTAGGTCCCAGATGAAGCTGTCAATAAATGCACAGCATGTGCAGGAGATTTCAGTGCCTTCAACCGCAGGGTAGAACACTTTGCTATTGCGTGTTGATGATGCAGACTGGGGATGCATTAATTAATGTTGTGAGCCTGTATATGCAGCATCACTGTCGAAACTGCGGTGACATTTTCTGCGATAAGTGCACCCAGGGAAGGACTCCTCTAACTTCAGATGCCGATTCTCAACCAGTCCGAGTTTGCGACAGATGCATGGTTAgtgcttctttctttctcttatATTGCAGTCCTGGTTGTGATTTATGTTATCGAGACCTTTGGTGTTCTAAAGTGGTTAGAAGCTGAAAGAAAACCTCTCAATAAAGTAAAAACGTGTTCCTAGACTATGTAAGCTTTCAGGCCAAGATATTAAATACTCCTTCCATTCCttaaagattggcatattagctttcattaggacaaggctttgaccacaaattactatgttatagtgtggtttatatgacatgaaaccacaagtatcatgaagtacttttgataacgagtctagcgatactaatttcatgtcatataaaccacaccttgccatagtaatttgtggacaaagacttgtcttaatgaaagctaatatgccaatctttaaggaacggagggagtagctactAGCTGTTTGACTTGTGGGTTCATTGACTTGTGGGTTCATTAAATATCAAACATATGTAGTTGGAAAGACAtcttaattttctcaaaagCTATGGCATGCTTCTTGTTACTGTACTGGTTTGATGTTGGTGCCTTTTCTGGCCTTGAAAAGTATGGTTGATGACATTCTAAAGTTTCAATTCAGCAAATGAACCCACATTTTCTTCACGGGGTATTACGTTTAAGGGCAAAAGGCAAAAGCAGCTACCAACTTTTAATGCGAGCAGTGATGTTCAGTGTTGTCATGTTGATATTGCTAGTCCCATTTCCTTCTGTGAAGAAGCTCATGCTGGAGCCATGAGAGGTTattaaaacattttttaattATGTTCTCTTACTCCATTTCTATAATGTCATTGATAAAGGGGGATATTATAACTTGGGAACAAAATTTTATTTGATGCACAAATTGGAGGGGCAGTTCTCAATGAGTGATATTGATgtcatatatttttctattctGATAGACTGAAGTTTCTCGAAGACTGAACAGTGCAAAGGAAGCTGCAAATCGACCTATTGTCCATAGCCATGAGGATCTTGCCAAAAAACTTCAGGTGTGCATTTTGGCtccatattttgtttttagtCAGCTAGCGTACCCTAAGACTGGTCTTCATTTCCGTAAGAGGATTGACTGGTTACCGGACTATCCAGTCTCGTTAAGCACATGTAATGTCCTGGGGAATAAGAACTACACTAAACTGGAGAATTCTGCACCCTGTGGACGGTGCATGTGTGTCAATTGTACGGAATAACTGTAGTCTGTAACGCAAAATTTTCTAGGACAGTGACAAATAGATAAATGTAAGCAGATATCACCCGCTAGTTGGattaattttctttcttcacctttctcttttttcttctctcgtATTCTTCTTTTGTATGTACAACCTTTCTGCTTGTAtttcttttatattttttagcaaagggTCTAGAAAAAATTGGCAAAACACAGTGCACCACATATTACCttgcacatgttttgcatttgAAATAAATATGCTGACACAGGACAATCTGTGGTTTGATGCAGGAAGCAATGGACATAAATAAGAAATCATCTTCAGGTTCGTGTCCTTGTACACATGATCCATGTCAGATACATCTCCAGTCTTCACTGTTGTGTTTATAATTGTCTTGGTTCCTTGACAGCCTCAAGACCATCAGATGGATCTTCCGGCAAGCGGATGCGAGAGGTTGCATGCCCCATCTGCACAGTGCATCTCCAGGTCCATCACTGTCACACTCCTTTCCATGATGAATTTTTCTGTATGCTCAGCATCAACATCCAAACACGGTTGTAGCACGCGAGTTAATTAAACTTTTGATACAGGTCCAGGTCCCATCTTCGGGTTCAGAGACTATAGAATGCGGTGTCTGTCAGCACCCTTTCCTCATCAGCTCTCGTTGAAAGTCGGCATTGCACAGAGTTCTACTTTGTTCTACCAAGAAATATTGCACTCATGGAGGCTGTTGCTTCAGGCAGCCGTCATCGACATGGTGCCCTTTGATCTATCTATGTATGTATACCTTTGGTCTATGTATATGGGATCCCAAAGCTAATACTACTATTATTTAGTACAGTTATATTCAGAAGCAAGGAAGAGAGATGAATAAGAGGTGTTTTACCCTGTAACTTCCGTCTGGTTTTTGTTTGAATCCTTTTTCGTTTTGTAGTTTTGTTTACTCATCACAAAATCGGTGTAGCTTCAAGTGCCATGTGATGTATGTAAAAACTTAATGCATTACAGTTGCAGtctgtttttttccttcttgtttGGTCCGTTCCTTTTGTTTACTCATCACAAATCATCAGGGGATTTGTCATACGTACGTGGAAATGGTATTGTTGGATCTGCCTATAAGTACTCCTGTGACATTGTAGCTTTTTCGAACTTTTGGCCAGCATGTCAGCATAAATCATCAGTGGAAAAATTGGCCAAAACGAATCAGATTACGAGTAAAATGCAATTATTTTTGTCTGCTGGAAATTCGACCCTCAGCCCAGCCCACTCGTATCTCGGCCCAGAAGCCCGGGGCCCACTTGTGGCTCGCAACCAAAGCGGTAAGGTTCGCGAAGAGCAGCAAAAGCAGCCGAAAGACAAAAGTAGCGAACGAAGCTTCTCCGGTCTTCCCCAACCCCGGCGGCTCCCGCACCTGCAAGGCTCgacggccgccggcgacccaCGGTGgcaagggaggaagaaggccgcaGCGCACTCGCGCAGGCAGCACAGCGGAGACGCGGTCGACATCGACCGTGTACGCCGCCCAGGTAGAGGGGATGGAGGCGGCGTGGTCGTGCGCGGTGGATCgggccaccggcgccgccgactccGCCAAgcgcttcttcctctccttccgccgccctccccctccaccgccgccgcatcctGGGCCCAACCCGGTAAGCCTTAGCCAGACCACCAtttctcatctcatctcaccACCACTGCCCTGGCGGCCCTGCGCCTTTAATCTTTACGAGTTACGAGGGTTTGCGGGAGGGGGAACAATGCCGTGTTTCATTTCTGTGGATGGACTCGTCATCACGATTAAAACGATCATTTCGTGTGCTTAGAGCTACCGAGCTGAATTGCTGTGGCACTGAAGTGACTTCTTCAGATGCAGTTGGCGGCACCAATGGTGCGTAAAGCTACAATAGATATAACCTGCAATTCTAGTGCTTTTGTTAGAAATGACTGGCCATGAAGATCTTGTAATGCCCCCTTGGCCGCGGCGCTCGCCGGACGTGAGGTGGGTAAGCACTGCCTTGTGGTGAGGCAGAGGAACCAGAGAAGGGAGATGCAAAGGTTGGACCTTGTTCAGTTTCTCATTAGATTTAGCATAACGTTGCCTGAAGGTTACAGTGGCTTATAACTGTGCCATGATCATCTTTTGTTAAGCCTTACAGAAATACGTCTACACCACCCTGTTATTCATTCTCCCATCTTCTGCTTCCCTTTGTCATTCCTCTTCAGCGTCCCACTGTCAGTCGCCACCGTGGAACAACCAGCAGGTGTTACACTGCTCCCCTCTTGAGCACTTGCTTGCCCACAAGCAAGGAAACCAGGAAAACGCTGCTGCAAAACTAGCAAGTCTTCCCAGGTTGCAGCATCCTCAGCAAGTCCACTCCATTTGATCAAGCCTTGAGGAACAGCGGCATTGCCCTTCTTAATCAAGCGGCGCTGTAAGATAGCTTCAGGATGAGGTGAAATAGTATCCAATGGAACCACTGTTGGCAATTGATGGTACACTGGGGTATAATCAGGAGTAAATGGCTTCAATTGTGAAACATGAAAGGTAGGATGGATCAAGCTGCTGTCAGGCAACTCCAATCGATACACTGCTTGGTCAATTTTCTCTAGCACTGTATAGG
This is a stretch of genomic DNA from Brachypodium distachyon strain Bd21 chromosome 1, Brachypodium_distachyon_v3.0, whole genome shotgun sequence. It encodes these proteins:
- the LOC100823935 gene encoding protein FREE1, with translation MHPAGAGAGDYSSSYYPPYPAPTSAPQPPPTYHHPTASASAPPYSPYPTNFADPAAYPSYPPAPTPPADHLPHYAPPPPADHLPHHYAPPPAAPPAPQPYYPYEPPPLPSPHNPSPSPYPSLDRAGSYGGGGYGSGLPGYGMQQDQLYPAPPPSSAAVAGGWSDDGAYAYRGGDAPEPYGARGTAPRSGSGSALFDDYGRSISQGKERGGGGGGAASPKVVRAVPKAETSEDVRGGVQKFRVKLLPEGGGSPMDVLCQVGLDGIRMLDPNTSRTLRIYPLETVTRWDVLDSSIFAFWSKSSVDLEARRIRLKSNSYTTNTILDTVTAATVQFKEMGGSSMSRSKAIADAAIPSEQQDKRKNFLDWRNLMKPINEEKDHWVPDEAVNKCTACAGDFSAFNRRHHCRNCGDIFCDKCTQGRTPLTSDADSQPVRVCDRCMTEVSRRLNSAKEAANRPIVHSHEDLAKKLQEAMDINKKSSSASRPSDGSSGKRMREVACPICTVHLQVQVPSSGSETIECGVCQHPFLISSR